Genomic window (Streptomyces yatensis):
CGTCGAGGTGGCGGCCACCACCCCCGGACAGCCTCCGCGCCGCTACGAAGTCCACACCATCACCGTCGCCAACCCGCCCGGACTGCCGGACCGGGACTACGCCGTGGCCTGGACGACCGGCCCGGACCACCAGGAACAGGACGAGGAGAGCGACCAGTGACCACCGTCAATCAGACCGCCCCGTCAGCCACCGCGGACGCACCGGTTGAGGCACCGGTCAGCGCGCCGGAAGCCGACGCACCGGCCGTGCTCGCGGAGATATCCGGGATGCTCCGGACGATGCTCGACGAATACGGCCTCGACGATATCGAGATCACCATGGAGACCCGCTTCACCGAGGATCTGGAGCTGGAGAGCATCGACCTGGTGACACTGGCCGGCAGCCTGGAGGCCCGGTACGGCAGACAGGTCAACTTCGCGGAGTTCGTGGCCGATCTCGAGCTCGACGAGATCATCGACCTCACCGTGGGCCGGCTCGTCGAGTATGTCGTCCGGTGCCTCAGAGCCGCCCGGGAGCGCTGACCCATGGCGATGATCGACACCAACCACGCCACCGACCACGAGGGCCCGCATACCGGGACGGACGGCGTCCGACTGCATGTCCAGCGGCTGTCCCCGCCCGACGGCCGTCCGCCCACCGCCACCGCCGTGCTCATCCACGGTCTGCTCACCGACTCCCTCGCCAGCTGGTACTTCACGGTGGCCCCGGACCTCGCGGCCGCCGGTCTCGAGGTGGTGATGTACGACCAGCGGGGACACGGCCGCAGCGAGCGGCCCGGCTCCGGCTACCGGCTGGACACCTTCGTCACCGATCTGGAGCGGCTGCTCGACCAACTGGACATCACCAGTCCGGTCCACCTCGTGGGCAACTGCTTCGGCGGAACGGTGGCGTTCGCCTACGCCATGCGCCATCCGGAGCGGGTGGCCGGTATCGCGGTGATCGAGGCGAAGCCCGCCACCGAGAGCTGGCTGACCGAGATCAGCGGGATCCTCCGGCGCGTCGAGGAGGAACTGGTCGTCCATGAGGCCGAGTCGCTGGCCTGGGTGAGTGCCCACCGGGGCGCCCACACCGCACGACTGGCCAAGTCGGCCGCCCGCCTGGTGCGTACGACCACCATCGCCGAGGACGTACCGTCGAGCCGGGTGGTGAGCGAGGAGCAGCTCCGCGCGGTGCGCTGCCCGGTACTGGCCGTCTACGGCGCCGATTCCGAACTCGCCGGGCAGGAGCGGTGGTTGGAGTCGGTGCTGCCCGGCACCCGGACCGTCGTGCTGCCGGGGCAGGGCCACTCGGTCCTCGCCGAGGCACCCACGCGCATACGCGAACTGCTGCTGTCCTGGATCCAGGAGGCCGGTGCCCGATGAGCGAACCGAGCAGAGATCCGGAGGCCTCACCCCGCGCACCCCGCCGCTTTCTCTTCGTCGTGCCGCCGCTCGTCGGCCACGTCAACCCCACCCTCGGCGTCGCGGCCGAACTGACCGCACGCGGACACCAGGTGGCCTGGGCCGGGATGCCCGAGGTCGTCGAGCGGCTGACCGGGCCGGGGACGACGGTCCACCGCTGCGCCGGTCCTGTGCTGGGCGAGGGCGGGGCGGGCCGGCCACCGGACGTACGCGGTCCCGCCGCGCTGAAGTTCCTGTGGGAGCGGTTCCTGGTGCCGCTCGCCGAGGCCATGGCCCCGGACGTGGCCAAGGCCATCGCGGAGTTCCGCCCCGATGTGGTGATCGCCGACCAGCAGACCGTGGCGGGCGCACTGGTGGCCGAACGGTTGGGGGTGCGCTGGGCCACGTCCGCCACCACCTCGGCGGAGTTCACCGGCGCGCTGGACGGGATGCCCAAGATCGACACCTGGCTGGACGGGCTGCTGCACGAGGTGCGGGGCCGGATCGGCGACCCGGACGGCACCACCGATCCCCGGTTCTCGCCGGATCTCGTCCTGGCCTTCACCACCGAGGAGCTGGCCGGACGACCGGCCCGGGCGGGCGACCGCATGCACTATGTGGGCCCGTCGATCGCCGAGCGACCGGCCGGGACGGACTTCCCCTGGGAGTGGCTGGACCCCACGCGCCCGGCCGTCCTCGTCACGCTCGGCACCGCGAACACCGACGCCGGGGCGCGCTTCCTCACCGAGTGCCGGGAGGCCGTACGGGCGCGGGCCGGTCGCCTCCAGTCGGTCATCGTCGACCCCGACGACGTACTCGCCCCCGAGGCGCCGCATGACAACGACATCATGGTGCGCCGCTACGTCCCCCAACTTCCCCTGCTGCGACGGGTGAACGCGGTCGTCTGCCACGCGGGCCACAACACCGTCTGCGAAACCCTCTGGCACGGCGTACCGCTCGTCGTGGCGCCCATCCGGGACGACCAGCCGGTGGTGGCCGCCCAGGTGGTGGACGCGGGCGCGGGCATCCGGGTGCGCTTCGGCAGGGCGCGGGCGGCGGCCATCGGCGAGGCGCTCGACGCCGTGCTGGACGAACCGCGCTACCGCGCCGCGGCCGAGCGCGTGGGCGCGTCCTTCCGTGCGGCGGGCGGTGCCACCGCGGCCGCCACCCATCTGGAGCGGCTGGCCACCGCGGGCGCCGCCACCCGTGCCTCGGCGGTCGCCGCCCATGCCACCACGGGCGCCGCCACCCACCCCACCGCGCACCCGGAAGGGGAACGATGAGCCGCGAGAGTGCCCCACCCCGCATACCGGAGAAGCCGTCCCGCGCCGAGACCGTCGCCGCGCTGCGCCCCCGCTACCAGGCCGATCTGGCGCGGGGCACCGAGCGGTTCTTCGAACCCCGCCGCCCGGACTGCCCGTGGTGCGGCTCCACCCGGCTGGTGCGGCGGCTGCGCACGAAGGACCGGTACCAGAGCAAACCCGGCCGCTTCCGGCTCGACAAGTGCCGGGACTGCCGCCATGTCTTCCAGAACCCACGGCTGAACGACGACGGCCTGGAGTTCTACTACCGCGACTTCTACGACGGGATGGGGGAGATCGAACTCGGCAACGTCTTCTCCGGGCGGGACAAGGTGTACCGGCGGCGCGCGATGTTCCAGGAGCCCTCCGCCGAGCCCCCCAAGACCTGGCTCGACGTCGGCACCGGACACGGCCACTTCCCCGAGGTGGCCCGTACCGTCTTCCCCGGCACCCGCTTCGACGGACTCGACTTCACCGCCGGTGTCGAACTGGCCGAGCGTACGGGCCGCATCGACCGGGCCATCCGCGGCAGCTTCCCCGAACTGGCCGAGGAGCGGCTGGCCGGGAGCTACGACGTGGTGAGCATGTTCCACTACCTGGAGCACAGCACGGACCCCCGCGCCGAACTCCGCGCCGCCCGCCGCGCCCTGCGGCCCGGTGGCCATCTGCTGATCGAGGTGCCCGACCCGGAGTGCTGGTTCGGCCGCCTCTTCGGCCGGTTCTGGCTCCCCTGGCTCCAGCCCCAGCATCTGCACTTCGTTCCGGTGGCCAACCTCCGCGAGGAGCTGACCGCGCTGGGCTTCACCGTGACCGGCGAACAGCACGGCGGGCCGTCGGACACCGTCGATCTGCTCGGCGCCGTCTGGCTGGCGCTCAACGCGATCGCCCCGCCCGATGACGCCCCCTCCCTCGCCAAGCCGCCCGGCCGGCTCCGCTGGCTGCTGCGCTGCGCGATCCTGCTGGCGGGCGTGCCCGCCCTCGTGGTCGCGACCGCCCTCGACCGTCTGCTGCTCAAGCCACTGGCGGGGTTCGGCAAGATGTCCAACGCCTATCGGGTGGTGGCCCGGTGTGAAGCCTCCGCCCGTTCCGCCCCCCGCTGAAGTGGCCCCGGGCCCCGGACGTCAGGAGCCCGTCGCCGCGCCGCCGGGCGGTGGCGGCTCCTCCCCGGAGGTTTCCTGGGCCCGCGGCGGTGGCGGCTCGGTCGCCGCCAGGGCCGCGGGCATTCCGCCCGGCTTGCTGTTGACGTAGGTGGTGAGCCGGTGCACCTGACGTTCCAGGGCCCTGATCCGGTCCACGATGTCCTCGGGCAGGTTCGCCATCAGTCTGCCTCCTCCAGATACAGATCGGCGGTCTCCGGACGTCCCCGCTCCGGGGCGGTGACCTTGATGCCGACGACGCGGTAGCGGGCGTCCAGCCCCTCGGAGAACCACACGTCCTTGATGCGCAGCCGCACGGTCGTGCCGAGCAGCGCGGGCGTGGTGCCCGAGCCGAGGCGGATCCGCACCGAGGGGATGACCACCGTGCCGCGCAGGGCGGCGAGTTCGGACCGGGCGAACGCGTCGAGCGTCGCCTTGTCGGTGACATTGCTGTGGTCGGACGAGGTGTCCAGGCGGGGGAACCCGGCCGCGAGGAGATCCTCGGCCACCTGTTCCCCGGACATCACCGGGCCGCCCGCCCCGCCCTCCGGGGTGCCGCCCCTGGCCCGCGCGGTCGTCCCGCCGCGCGTGGCGTCGCGGGGGAAGGAGTACGACAGCACATCGCCCGGCAGATCCAGCATCACCGGCTGGCTGCCCACCCGGATCGTCGGAGAGCCCAGCTGGAGCTGCCTCACCCGGCGCCCGGTCACCGGATCCCGGTACACCGCGATCCGGTGCTCGAAACCCGGTTCCATCGCCGCGAGTTGCCCGATCGCCTCCTCCACCAGGGTCTCGTCACCGTCGCTGTAGGCCACCGTACGGGCCGCGGTGGGGGCCGTCGGCGCGTACTCCACACCGATGTGGCCGCCCTCGGACCCCTGCATGTAGTCCCACAGCCGACGGACGATCTCCAGATGGTCGAGCGCGGTGAAGCTCAGATTGGCGCGGATGTAGCGACGGCCCGCGTAGGAGTCGAACGTGGCCGCCTGAAGCCCGACCGTGGTGAGGCCCCGGTCGTCCGTGGCCGGGGTCAGGGTCCAGACGATGCCACCCCAGCAGACCTCGTCGCCCCGCTCCAGATAGACGGCGGTGCGCCCCTCCACCAGCTCCCGCACCCGCCGGGCCATCCGGGCGTCGGGCACCGGAAGGGTCGCGGTCAGGGATCCCGGCTTTCCGAGGTAGTCGTCGTACTCCACCTCCCGCAGGGGCAGTACATCGATGGCCTGGTCGGTGCGCAGATCGGTGAAGACGGCGCGGTAGCGGGCGTCCACGGCGCCTCACGCCACCGGGTCCACGCGGACGAAGCGGTTGTCGAAGTGCACACGCGTCCCCGCGATCGAGGAACGGTAGGCGGCGGTCGCCGTGTAGACGGCGCCCGGGGTGAGGCCCCCCACCGGGAAACAGGTGGAGATCGAGGCCCGCCCGGCACCGTCGAGGATCGCCGCGCGGTCGTCGGACGGGGCGAGCACCTCGGTGCCGCTCTGCGTCCTGAGCCGGAAGGAGATGTACGCGGTGGCGTTCCCGTCGGCGGCCGTGAAGGCGCCGAAGGTGAGGGACGTCCAGCGCGAGTACGGTGCGGTGAAGGTGGCGGTGAGCGTGGCGACGGTGTCGGTGAGCATCTCCTGGTAGGTGGCGGAGGTGGTGGCTCCCCAGTCCGCGGTGTGCCGCAGGATGGTGTCCGGAATGTACTTCGCCCACTGGGCGCCGTCCCAGCGCTCCAGCCGCCCGCCCCCGTCGCGGTACTGCCCGGCATACGCCCCGTTGTGCGGCGCGCCGCCCGCGGCGGGGACGATACCGCCGAGCGCCGCGGTGTAGCGGCGGCGGTCGGTGATGGCGGAGGCCCAGGTGATGCCCTTGGCCGCGGACGCCCCGGCGGGGACGGCGATCTCGTAGAGAAGCTCCGCGTTCTTGGGCACGGCCGGGGCGGTGGGGGAGCCGGCCGGGGTGCCCTGGAGGAGTTCCAGGGTGGCCTCGTACTTGCCGGAGCCGTCGTAGTCGGTGTCGTAGACCCGCACCACCAGCGCGTCCACCCGGGGCAGGCTGGAGTGCCCGTCGGCGACGGTCAGCAGGGTGTCGGAGTCGACGGTGACCGGATAGCCGCCCTGTGATCCCGTGGAGGTTCCCGGGATCCACACCTGGCCCGGGGAGAGCTTGGCCTGCATACCGGTGGCGGCGGTGCCGGTGAGCTGGAGCCCGCCGAACACGCATCCGGCCCGGGTCAGCAGCGGTCCGGCGGACGCCATGCCGAGGCTGACGGCCAGCCGGGTGTCCTCACGGGTCTGGCCGGTGGGCAGATGCCAGGCGGAACGGACGGTCATAGGACGGCTCCCACGGTCATCGGAGAACTCCTTGTGGTCGTACGGGGTTTGCGGATCGGAGCGGATGATGGGGCGGCGCGGCGCCTCACCACTCGGCGCGGCGCCAGGCGATGGTGGCGGTGGCTCCCTCCCCTCCCGACGCCGCGCGGAAGGACAGCTGCGAGGTCCCGGACGGCAGGGTGAACGACTCCTCCGGGGCGCTGCCCGGTGTGGCGGTGTGGCGGCGCGACGCGGTGCCGTTGAACATCACGGTCCCCTCGGCGGTGTCGACGACCATTTCGTCGTCCGGAGCGAGGGTGATCGCGTACTCCAGCCAGTCGCCGCTGGTCCGGTTGGCCAGCCGCGGCCGGGTGCACGGGCCGGTGAAGGTGATCACCGGATGGGCGGGTGCGCTGCCGTTGTTCTCCACCGCGAGATCGCCGGTGGAACCGGGCGCGCCCCAGGCCAGCGGCCAGCTGAGCGGCCAGGTCAGCCCCGCCTCCGGCTGCGGGAGCCCGGCGGTGTCCCGCCGCCCCACCGCCTCGTAGCGGCGTGGATCGCTCGCCTTCCACTGGAGCGTCATCTTGGCGAGGCGGCTCGCGGCGAACTGCCGGTCGGTGGGGACCACGCGCTGGGTGACCCGGGCCCGTACGGCCAGCGTCTCGCCGTGCAGGCGTACGGCCAGCCACTCCTCCTCGTCGCGTACGGCGGTGGCGGCACGCAGCGTGCGCAGCGCGTTCCGCACGCCCTCCGGCCCGGCGTCCGGGTCGGGGGCGAACCACACCTGCGCGGTGACCGTACGGGCCTGCGCCCACTGTGAGCCGGGCCAGCCGCCGTGCCCGACGGGGCGGTCCGCGTCGGAGGTGTCCAGCGCGGGCAACTCCTCCCAGCCGGTGAGCCCTTCGGCGGCGATCCAGTAGTCGGTGCCGGGGCCCATCAGCAGCCCGGCCCACTGCACCTGTCCATCGGTGGTGATGAGCGGCCCCGGCTCGGTGGCGGTGGTCTCGTCCGCCATGTCACCCCCTCGCCTTCATCAGGAACATCAGATCCTCGGCGGTCTGCCGGGCGCTGCCGCCCGGGGCTTCGTGGTAGTGCTCGATGACGAATCCGCCACCCGGCCCGCCGGATCCCGCGAGGGCGGCCGTGGGCCCGGTGCGGGTGAGCAGGGTGCTCAGCCGGTTCAGCGGCAGCACGGCCTCCGCCTGCCCGCCCTCGGCGAGCAGCGCGAGCGTGCCGCCGGGGCGCGGCAGCACGATGCCGCCCTGGGCGAGCGTGGGAATGGTGGGGATGTTCACCCCGAACGACTGGCCGCCGATCCCGGGCACCCATGAGGGCACCGAGACCTTGACCCGGTTCAGCGCGCCGATCGCCCGGTTGACCAGCCCGATCACCCCGTTGAGCGGCCCGCGCACGGCCCCGAGTACGGCGCTGAAGGCGCCCCGGACGATGCCGGCCAGCCCGTTGAAGGCGCGCTGGATGCCGTTGCGGGCGGAGCGGAAGGCGCCCGGGATCCGCTCCGAGAAGAAGGACAGCAGGGGCCGGACCACGGCCATGATGGCGTGGATGACCGTGGTGATGATGGCCTTGTAGATGTTGAAGTACGTCTTCACCACGGTCCAGATGACCTTCAGCACGACCGTGAACGCCGTCTTGATGCCGTTCCAGGTCGTCTGCACCACTTGTTTCGCCACGCGCATGGTGGAGCCGATGACCTGGCCGATGATCCTGAAGGCGGCCTGGACGATGCGCTGGACGGTCTTGGACTGCATGGCCATGTCGACGAGCTTCATGATCAGCGGCATGAGCAGCGCCATGATGGCACCGAACACGTTTGACTTCATGGCGGTGTTCAGGCCCTTCTGGGCCGTGGTCACCCCCTGGAGCCCCGTCCTCATCCGCCCCATCAGACCACCCCCGGTCGCCGCGCTGCGGCCGGCGGTGGTCATGGAGCGGCCGCTCTTGGCCACGCTGCGTTCGGCGGCGTTGGCTTCCCGCTGGAGGGTGCGCATCGAGTTGGCCGACTTGTCCACGTCGCCCTTGATACGGCCGACGGCTGAGCCCGCCTGCGTCGCGGTACGGGCGAACTTGGAGACGCTGGTATCGGTCTGGCCCACGGAGCTGCGCAGGCCGCGGAAGCCGGAGACGGATCGGTTGAGCGCTTGCAACAGCGACATCGGTCACCTTCCCGGCTCCGTCATTCAAGAGCCTGTGCGAGTCGGCTGATTCGTCCTTCCAACGCCCGGATAGCCTGTTCGGCCTCGCGGATGTTGCGCACATCCACGGCTCTCTCCTGGCCGGTTGGTCTCCCTGCCGCCGCCGCGGCGTTGCGCTGGCTCCCCCGGGAACGTTGGGCTTGCGATTCGGCGTGTTCCGCCTTCTCCTCGGCGTGCCTGGCTTTCTGGGCCGCGGCGCGGGCCTCATCGGCGGCGGCCTCGGCCTTGCTACCGGCACGTTCCGCGGCTTGCTTCGCACCGGTCACGGCTGTCTCGGTGGCGGACTTGGCGGCGGTGAACTCCGTCCGGACGCGGAGGATCGTACGGGCCAGTGAGGTACGCGTCGCCGCCACCCGCTGCTCCACGGCGGTGATGGATGCCTTGAGGGTCTCCGGGTTCAGACCGCGTCTCTTGTCGAGGATTTCCTGCAAGTCGAACACGGTCTTTTCGGCGTTGAACAGCTTGAAGCCAAAGGAGGCCCCCACTCCCTCGGCTTTGACGAGGCTGGTCTCCCCCTTCGCGGCGGCTGTTTGGACGAAGTCTTTCGCAGCCTGTGTAGCGTCCTTGACGATCTTCTGTGCGGCTCCCTGAATGACCGCGTGTACCTTGCGGTCGATCTCTTGATTCAGCCAGTGCAGCGGTTCGTCGGGTCCGGCCACTTGCCCTCCTCTCAGCCCGAGAACGCCTTATCCGAAGAACCGCGCCAACTCCGCCGCCGTCGGCGCATGGCCGTCGGTGGCTCGGTCGGCGGGCGGGCCGTCGGACATATCGGTTGCCCCC
Coding sequences:
- a CDS encoding glycosyltransferase; this translates as MSEPSRDPEASPRAPRRFLFVVPPLVGHVNPTLGVAAELTARGHQVAWAGMPEVVERLTGPGTTVHRCAGPVLGEGGAGRPPDVRGPAALKFLWERFLVPLAEAMAPDVAKAIAEFRPDVVIADQQTVAGALVAERLGVRWATSATTSAEFTGALDGMPKIDTWLDGLLHEVRGRIGDPDGTTDPRFSPDLVLAFTTEELAGRPARAGDRMHYVGPSIAERPAGTDFPWEWLDPTRPAVLVTLGTANTDAGARFLTECREAVRARAGRLQSVIVDPDDVLAPEAPHDNDIMVRRYVPQLPLLRRVNAVVCHAGHNTVCETLWHGVPLVVAPIRDDQPVVAAQVVDAGAGIRVRFGRARAAAIGEALDAVLDEPRYRAAAERVGASFRAAGGATAAATHLERLATAGAATRASAVAAHATTGAATHPTAHPEGER
- a CDS encoding acyl carrier protein, giving the protein MTTVNQTAPSATADAPVEAPVSAPEADAPAVLAEISGMLRTMLDEYGLDDIEITMETRFTEDLELESIDLVTLAGSLEARYGRQVNFAEFVADLELDEIIDLTVGRLVEYVVRCLRAARER
- a CDS encoding phage distal tail protein, which gives rise to MADETTATEPGPLITTDGQVQWAGLLMGPGTDYWIAAEGLTGWEELPALDTSDADRPVGHGGWPGSQWAQARTVTAQVWFAPDPDAGPEGVRNALRTLRAATAVRDEEEWLAVRLHGETLAVRARVTQRVVPTDRQFAASRLAKMTLQWKASDPRRYEAVGRRDTAGLPQPEAGLTWPLSWPLAWGAPGSTGDLAVENNGSAPAHPVITFTGPCTRPRLANRTSGDWLEYAITLAPDDEMVVDTAEGTVMFNGTASRRHTATPGSAPEESFTLPSGTSQLSFRAASGGEGATATIAWRRAEW
- a CDS encoding class I SAM-dependent methyltransferase, giving the protein MSRESAPPRIPEKPSRAETVAALRPRYQADLARGTERFFEPRRPDCPWCGSTRLVRRLRTKDRYQSKPGRFRLDKCRDCRHVFQNPRLNDDGLEFYYRDFYDGMGEIELGNVFSGRDKVYRRRAMFQEPSAEPPKTWLDVGTGHGHFPEVARTVFPGTRFDGLDFTAGVELAERTGRIDRAIRGSFPELAEERLAGSYDVVSMFHYLEHSTDPRAELRAARRALRPGGHLLIEVPDPECWFGRLFGRFWLPWLQPQHLHFVPVANLREELTALGFTVTGEQHGGPSDTVDLLGAVWLALNAIAPPDDAPSLAKPPGRLRWLLRCAILLAGVPALVVATALDRLLLKPLAGFGKMSNAYRVVARCEASARSAPR
- a CDS encoding alpha/beta fold hydrolase; the protein is MAMIDTNHATDHEGPHTGTDGVRLHVQRLSPPDGRPPTATAVLIHGLLTDSLASWYFTVAPDLAAAGLEVVMYDQRGHGRSERPGSGYRLDTFVTDLERLLDQLDITSPVHLVGNCFGGTVAFAYAMRHPERVAGIAVIEAKPATESWLTEISGILRRVEEELVVHEAESLAWVSAHRGAHTARLAKSAARLVRTTTIAEDVPSSRVVSEEQLRAVRCPVLAVYGADSELAGQERWLESVLPGTRTVVLPGQGHSVLAEAPTRIRELLLSWIQEAGAR